A window of Choristoneura fumiferana chromosome 8, NRCan_CFum_1, whole genome shotgun sequence contains these coding sequences:
- the LOC141430433 gene encoding uncharacterized protein, with protein sequence MQSTTDISRLYTDSTMDTSKLQTVTISPLEHLTDTTQALEETSYILTENGTISDSEHNTTSLGIERSELPLSVFEIFIVIEIVMVVLELLLSIGAAVKMKQWRRNYRNQMLTQISLVRFLKRVIGYIIFMEKNRAIPTHQDPSLLNLSSIIYFNFVTIFLVFFLIKHMYDTLIVVFVKVTKNNLYKVTIFAWLFPIALTGLWIAFISYNVMDKWLVDLIFCSLFKWTFTVIGTILYICILHRIVEDQFRKFAASLAIITFMLCLTINLYTITADVSRLFRCYSLVVMKYVFGFVLNCLVLCLYIALISSNFSHRIKHCDNMSNDSVGAVNRESQPELEQKYIKYDSQLMLEIHIK encoded by the coding sequence ATGCAATCGACAACGGATATATCCCGACTATACACGGATTCAACGATGGATACAAGCAAGTTGCAAACAGTAACAATTTCCCCATTGGAGCATCTAACTGATACAACTCAAGCATTAGAAGAAACATCCTATATTTTAACGGAAAATGGAACTATATCAGATAGTGAGCATAATACCACTTCACTTGGGATAGAAAGATCTGAACTACCACTATCAgtgtttgaaatttttattgtaattgaaaTCGTAATGGTTGttttagaattattattatctattggAGCAGCTGTAAAAATGAAGCAATGGAGAAGAAATTACAGGAATCAAATGTTAACACAAATTAGTCTGGTCCGCTTTTTAAAACGCGTCATTGGAtatataatttttatggaaaaaaatcgtgcaatacCTACCCATCAAGACCCGTCGCTTCTAAATCTAAGTAGtataatttactttaattttgtgacgatatttcttgtattttttcttataaagcATATGTATGATACTTTAATTGTGGTATTTGTGAAAGTTACCAAAAACAATTTGTACAAAGTAACAATATTCGCGTGGCTATTTCCAATAGCTCTTACTGGCCTTTGGATAGCATTTATATCGTACAATGTCATGGACAAGTGGTTAGTCGACTTGATATTTTGTTCATTGTTTAAATGGACATTCACTGTAATAGGAACAATCCTTTACATTTGTATTTTGCACAGGATTGTAGAAGACCAATTCAGAAAATTTGCGGCAAGTTTAGCAATTATTACATTTATGCTATGCCTAACTATTAATCTGTACACGATCACTGCGGATGTTTCCAGATTGTTTCGATGTTACTCGCTAGTAGTAATGAAATATGTCTTTGGATTTGTATTAAACTGCCTTGTCCTGTGTCTTTACATAGCGCTGATCTCATCAAATTTTAGTCATCGCATTAAACACTGTGATAATATGTCCAATGACAGTGTGGGTGCTGTCAACAGAGAGTCTCAGCCGGAGCTGGAGCAAAAGTATATTAAGTATGACTCACAGCTGATGTtggaaattcatatcaaataa